A single region of the Eleginops maclovinus isolate JMC-PN-2008 ecotype Puerto Natales chromosome 4, JC_Emac_rtc_rv5, whole genome shotgun sequence genome encodes:
- the terb2 gene encoding telomere repeats-binding bouquet formation protein 2 isoform X1, which translates to MFKNKSAWFSSSVPEAWHNFWRWEGGSMADCRRADYLFSEDATCADTLRIFESKDYLWNQVVVFHSLFLSVCERRQSVKSVCIGHYVLPPASVQDELRQVVGRLIWEFEYEQSVAQGFSSQTEVEGSEVSKSNSGPSDMESESEAPLSVHYPVTNMLTGYVSMDNLQKYSGDLCDIHPGCFHCSHCNGPCCPLHT; encoded by the exons atgtttaaaaataagtcTGCCTGGTTTTCAAGCAGTGTGCCAGAGGCATGGCACAACTTTTGGA GATGGGAGGGTGGGAGCATGGCTGATTGCAGAAGAGCAGATTACCTTTTCAGTGAGGATGCTACATGTGCAGATACTCTGAG GATATTTGAGAGCAAAGACTATCTTTGGAACCAGGTGGTGGTTTTTCACAGcttgtttctgtctgtttgtgagAGGCGCCAGAGTGTGAAGTCTGTGTGCATCGGTCATTATGTGCTGCCTCCAGCCTCAGTACAGGACG AGTTGAGACAGGTGGTCGGTAGATTGATTTGGGAGTTTGAGTATGAGCAGTCAGTGGCACAG GGTTTTAGTAGCCAGACTGAAGTTGAGGGCAGTGAAGTCAGCAAAAGCAA CTCTGGACCATCTGACATGGAGTCAGAAAGTGAAGCTCCACTAAGTGTTCATTATCCAGTAACTAACATGCTCACAG GTTACGTCAGTATGGACAACCTGCAGAAATACTCAGGCGATCTGTGTGATATCCACCCTGGATGTTTCCATTGCTCCCACTGTAATGGCCCCTGCTGCCCGCTGCACACATAA
- the terb2 gene encoding telomere repeats-binding bouquet formation protein 2 isoform X2, which yields MFKNKSAWFSSSVPEAWHNFWRWEGGSMADCRRADYLFSEDATCADTLRRQSVKSVCIGHYVLPPASVQDELRQVVGRLIWEFEYEQSVAQGFSSQTEVEGSEVSKSNSGPSDMESESEAPLSVHYPVTNMLTGYVSMDNLQKYSGDLCDIHPGCFHCSHCNGPCCPLHT from the exons atgtttaaaaataagtcTGCCTGGTTTTCAAGCAGTGTGCCAGAGGCATGGCACAACTTTTGGA GATGGGAGGGTGGGAGCATGGCTGATTGCAGAAGAGCAGATTACCTTTTCAGTGAGGATGCTACATGTGCAGATACTCTGAG GCGCCAGAGTGTGAAGTCTGTGTGCATCGGTCATTATGTGCTGCCTCCAGCCTCAGTACAGGACG AGTTGAGACAGGTGGTCGGTAGATTGATTTGGGAGTTTGAGTATGAGCAGTCAGTGGCACAG GGTTTTAGTAGCCAGACTGAAGTTGAGGGCAGTGAAGTCAGCAAAAGCAA CTCTGGACCATCTGACATGGAGTCAGAAAGTGAAGCTCCACTAAGTGTTCATTATCCAGTAACTAACATGCTCACAG GTTACGTCAGTATGGACAACCTGCAGAAATACTCAGGCGATCTGTGTGATATCCACCCTGGATGTTTCCATTGCTCCCACTGTAATGGCCCCTGCTGCCCGCTGCACACATAA
- the sord gene encoding sorbitol dehydrogenase, translating to MAGGNLSVVLHAQKDLRLEHRPIPEPGPNDVLLQMHSVGICGSDVHYWQNGQIGDFVLTKPMVLGHEAAGRVVKVGSAVKHLKVGDRVAIEPGVPREMDEFFKKGRYNLSPTIYFCATPPDDGNLCQYYKHSANFCYKLPDNVTFEEGALIEPLSVGIHACRRAGVTLGTTVLICGAGPIGLVSLLVAKAMGASQVIITDLSPERLTIAKELGADFQLTVKRGDAPQQLAKSVEEKLGDQPHVTIECSGVESSIQTAIYATKAGGVVVLVGLGSEMANIPLIHAAVREVDIRGVFRYCNTWPMAVAMLASGKVNVKPLVTHRFPLEQAVQAFETTRQGLGIKVMLKCDPNDQKP from the exons ATGGCGGGGGGAAATCTGTCGGTGGTGCTGCACGCCCAGAAAGACCTCCGGCTG GAACATCGCCCGATCCCGGAGCCAGGGCCTAATG ATGTTTTGCTGCAGATGCACTCTGTAGGAATCTGTGGATCAGATGTCCACTACTGGCAGAACGGCCAAATCGGGGACTTTGTCCTCACCAAACCGATGGTGTTGGGACACGAGGCAGCAGGGCGTGTGGTTAAGGTCGGATCAGCAGTCAAGCATCTTAAAGTGG GTGACCGAGTGGCCATTGAGCCAGGGGTGCCCCGCGAGATGGACgagttctttaaaaaaggaagataTAACTTGTCTCCTACCATCTACTTCTGCGCCACACCTCCTGATGATGGCAATCTGTGCCAATACTACAAGCACAGTGCCAACTTCTGCTACAA GTTGCCTGATAATGTGACATTTGAGGAGGGAGCTCTAATCGAACCTCTGTCTGTGGGGATACACGCCTGTCGCAGAGCCGGTGTTACTCTGGGCACCACCGTGCTCATCTGTGGTGCAG GGCCTATTGGGTTGGTCTCCTTGCTTGTGGCCAAAGCGATGGGGGCATCGCAGGTCATCATCAcag ATCTGTCCCCCGAGCGTCTGACCATAGCCAAAGAGTTGGGAGCAGACTTCCAGCTGACGGTGAAGAGAGGAGACGCTCCCCAGCAGCTCGCCAAGAGTGTCGAGGAGAAGCTGGGCGATCAGCCTCACGTTACTATTGAGTGTTCTGGAGTGGAGAGCAGCATTCAAACCGCCATCTAT GCCACAAAAGCAGGTGGAGTGGTGGTGCTGGTGGGTCTCGGATCTGAGATGGCCAATATTCCTCTGATCCATGCTGCCGTAAGAGAAGTGGACATCAGAGGAGTTTTCCGCTACTGCAACAC CTGGCCGATGGCAGTAGCCATGTTGGCGTCAGGGAAAGTGAATGTGAAGCCCCTGGTGACCCACCGCTTCCCCCTGGAGCAGGCGGTGCAGGCCTTTGAGACCACGCGTCAGGGTCTTGGGATAAAGGTCATGTTAAAATGTGACCCGAATGACCAGAAGCCCTGA
- the apba2b gene encoding LOW QUALITY PROTEIN: amyloid-beta A4 precursor protein-binding family A member 2 (The sequence of the model RefSeq protein was modified relative to this genomic sequence to represent the inferred CDS: deleted 1 base in 1 codon) → MASKRPVMAHRKRPGTSGVNGMAAPGPASCPTPRPTESCDLKAIPPRQRPVRYPKEPRDQKPLPRSCKAQYASPKSQDIGHTHLEVNENAEVEVKLYSNPADAEPENQRPATPTTPEHERVPDDHVRADFHGGADSLDDDSSSDYINNTSDEEEDYNDGLAEEDEGVTYYIRYCPEDDSYLEGMNCNNQGECNHNHSQSQGDGVTPMQEGEVHTEEHQEAVEGWVEEGEGPAEVRAVEWVEDEEGEGAAREEWREGDEEAREEWREGDEEAREEWIEEGQVRQEAWAGPERHLGEEWVEGDGEVRCEVVEQDPDEQIYNGRPEPILDHHHNNHHHHQPPLTDTLHDREEEEEAESEEYCPNQEEDEEGDEEDRHGRAYTGDYYAQEDNGNSVRASPYRSRKVLVVEGETGEEAEEDIDQIVAEIKMSMSMGSLSSGTDQSPEELAQDPAPSDYPLPKPDATPYPPAPHRHDSRPKSLNLPSMHHNTPDLQRGIKAHTRSTEDRQRWQAEQVSNGAEQPRKQQRSDLNVPLENNNVPEPTKKVASFPSFVDVPGPCEPEDLIDGIIFAANYLGSTQLLSERNPSKNIRMMQAQEAVSRVKRVQKAAKIKKKASADGDAQTLTEVDLFISTQRIKVLNADSQETMMDNALRTISYIADIGNIVVLMARRRMPRTASQDCIESTPGAPEAKKQYKMICHVFESEDAQLIAQSIGQAFSVAYQEFLRANGINPEDLSQKEYSDIINTQEMYNDDLIHFSNSENCKELLLEKSKGEILGVVIVESGWGSILPTVILANMMNGGPAARSGKLSIGDQIMSINNTSLVGLPLATCQGIIKGLKNQVQVKMNIVSCPPVTTVLIKRPDLKYQLGFSVQNGIICSLMRGGIAERGGVRVGHRIIEINGQSVVATAHEKIVQALSNSVGEIHMKTMPAAMFRLLTGQETPMYI, encoded by the exons GGCCGGGGACCAGCGGAGTGAACGGAATGGCTGCCCCAGGCCCCGCCTCCTGCCCCACTCCTCGTCCTACGGAGTCATGTGATCTTAAAGCCATCCCCCCTCGCCAACGCCCGGTCCGCTACCCCAAAGAGCCTCGTGATCAGAAACCTCTCCCCCGTTCCTGTAAGGCACAATACGCTTCTCCCAAATCTCAAGACATTGGTCACACCCATCTAGAAGTGAATGAGAACGCAGAGGTGGAAGTGAAGCTGTACAGCAATCCAGCAGATgcagaaccagagaaccagcGGCCAGCAACACCCACTACGCCAGAGCATGAGCGTGTACCAGATGATCATGTGCGGGCGGACTTCCATGGTGGAGCTGACAGCCTGGATGATGACTCCAGCTCTGACTATATCAACAACACctcagatgaagaggaagacTACAATGATG GGCTGGCAGAGGAAGATGAAGGTGTGACTTACTACATCCGCTACTGCCCGGAGGACGACAGCTACCTGGAGGGTATGAATTGCAACAACCAGGGGGAGTGTAACCACAACCACAGCCAGAGCCAGGGGGACGGTGTCACTCCCATGCAGGAAGGGGAAGTCCACACTGAAGAGCATCAGGAGGCTGTGGAAGGGTGGGTCGAGGAGGGAGAGGGGCCAGCGGAAGTGAGAGCAGTAGAATGGGTGGAagatgaggagggagagggggca GCAAGGGAGgagtggagagagggagacgagGAGGCGAGGGAGgagtggagagagggagatgaggagGCCAGGGAGGAGTGGATAGAGGAGGGCCAGGTCAGGCAGGAGGCTTGGGCGGGTCCAGAGAGGCACCTGGGGGAGGAGTGGGTTGAGGGAGATGGGGAGGTTCGCTGCGAGGTGGTGGAGCAAGATCCAGATGAGCAGATCTACAATGGAAGACCAGAACCCATTCTGGACCATCACCATAAtaaccatcaccaccaccagccCCCCCTAACAGACACCCTGcatgacagagaggaagaggaggaggcagagagtgAGGAGTACTGCCCTAAtcaggaagaagatgaggaggggGACGAGGAGGACAGACATGGCAGGGCCTACACTGGAGACTACTATGCCCAAGAGGACAATGGGAACTCGGTGCGAGCCTCTCCGTACCGTAGCCGTAAGGTTctggtggtggagggggagacgggggaggaggcggaggaggacaTTGACCAAATAGTTGCCGAGATCAAGATGAGTATGAGCATGGGGAGTCTGAGCAGCGGCACGGACCAAAGCCCGGAGGAGCTGGCGCAGGACCCCGCACCGAGCGACTACCCTCTCCCCAAGCCTGACGCTACC CCCTACCCACCAGCTCCCCATCGCCATGACAGCAGACCCAAGTCCCTGAACCTGCCCTCCATGCACCACAACACCCCCGACCTCCAGAGGGGCATCAAGGCACACACACGCTCCACTGAAGACAGGCAGAGATGGCAAGCAGAGCAG GTGAGCAATGGTGCGGAGCAGCCCAGGAAACAGCAGCGCTCCGACCTCAATGTTCCCCTGGAGAACAACAATGTACCAGAG CCAACAAAGAAGGTTGCCTCGTTCCCCAGCTTTGTCGATG TCCCAGGACCCTGTGAACCAGAAGACCTGATTGATGGAATTATCTTTGCTGCTAACTACCTGGGCTCCACCCAGCTGCTGTCTGAGAGGAACCCGTCCAAGAACATACGCATGATGCAGGCCCAGGAAGCTGTCAGCAGGGTCAAG aGGGTACAGAAGGCTgcaaaaatcaagaaaaaggCG aGTGCAGACGGAGATGCTCAAACCCTCACCGAGGTTGATCTGTTCATCTCCACCCAGAGGATCAAAGTGCTCAACGCAGACTCACAG GAAACGATGATGGACAACGCGCTCCGAACTATATCCTACATTGCCGATATTGGGAACATCGTGGTCCTGATGGCGAGGCGCCGCATGCCACGCACAGCCTCCCAGGACTGCATCGAAAGCACACCCGGGGCACCAGAGGCAAAGAAGCAGTACAAGATGATTTGCCATGTCTTTGAGTCTGAAGAT GCCCAGCTCATCGCTCAGTCCATCGGCCAGGCGTTCAGCGTCGCTTACCAGGAGTTCCTGAGAGCAAATGGCATCAACCCCGAGGACCTCAGTCAGAAGGAGTACAGCGACATCATCAACACACAGGAGATGTACAACGACGACCTCATCCACTTCTCCAACTCTGAAAACTGCAAAGAG CTGCTGCTTGAGAAGAGCAAAGGGGAGATCCTGGGTGTGGTGATAGTGGAGTCCGGCTGGGGATCCATCCTGCCCACTGTTATTTTGGCCAACATGATGAACGGCGGGCCAGCAGCGCGCTCCGGCAAGCTGAGCATCGGAGACCAGATCATGTCCATCAACAACACCAGCCTAGTGGGGCTGCCCCTCGCCACCTGTCAGGGAATCATTAAG GGCTTGAAGAACCAGGTGCAGGTGAAGATGAATATCGTCAGTTGCCCTCCTGTTACCACCGTCCTCATCAAGAGGCCGGATCTGAAGTATCAGCTGGGCTTCAGCGTGCAGAACGGCATT ATCTGCAGTCTGATGCGAGGTGGCATTGCTGAGCGGGGAGGGGTCCGTGTGGGTCACAGGATCATAGAGATCAACGGGCAGAGTGTGGTGGCCACTGCACACGAGAAGATTGTCCAGGCCCTCTCCAACTCTGTCGGCGAG ATTCACATGAAGACCATGCCGGCGGCCATGTTCAGACTCCTCACAGGACAGGAGACACCAATGTACATATAG